The Streptomyces sp. P9-A4 genome contains a region encoding:
- a CDS encoding LacI family DNA-binding transcriptional regulator, which translates to MTAAGKHQVSRAQTRGNRQGRAGIRDVAAAAGVSITTVSDALNGKGRLPDATRRHVREVADRLGYRPSAAARTLRTGKSGLIGLTVTTYGDEPFTFTEFAYFAEMARAATSAALARGYALVILPATSRHDVWSNVALDGTVVIDPSDHDPVVTELVRQGLPVVSDGRPAGTLPVTAWVDNDHEAAVLDLLDHLADAGARRIGLLTGTTTDTYTRLSTTAYLNWCARVGQDPVYEAYPAHDPCAGAVAADRLLARPDRPDAVYGLFDPNGTDLLAAARRYGLRVPDDLLLVCCSESTVYATTEPPITTLSLKPRRIGTAVVQLLIDAIEGIDADGPVERVIPTELIVRTSSQRRSPRTTVSPPRQPSKD; encoded by the coding sequence ATGACAGCAGCAGGGAAGCACCAGGTGAGCCGGGCACAGACCCGGGGAAACCGGCAAGGCCGGGCAGGCATCCGGGACGTGGCCGCCGCCGCCGGAGTCTCCATCACGACTGTCTCCGACGCGCTCAACGGCAAGGGCCGACTCCCCGACGCCACCCGGCGCCACGTCCGCGAAGTCGCCGACCGGCTGGGCTATCGCCCCTCCGCGGCGGCCCGCACGCTCCGCACCGGTAAGTCGGGACTCATCGGCCTGACCGTGACCACGTACGGGGATGAACCTTTCACCTTCACCGAATTCGCGTACTTCGCGGAGATGGCCAGAGCCGCCACATCGGCCGCACTCGCCCGGGGCTACGCCCTGGTCATCCTCCCCGCCACCTCCCGACATGACGTCTGGTCGAACGTCGCCCTCGACGGCACCGTCGTCATCGACCCCTCCGACCACGACCCGGTCGTCACCGAACTGGTCCGCCAGGGCCTGCCCGTCGTCTCCGACGGACGCCCCGCCGGCACCCTTCCGGTCACCGCCTGGGTCGACAACGACCACGAAGCCGCCGTCCTCGATCTGCTCGACCACCTCGCCGACGCCGGCGCACGCCGCATCGGCCTCCTCACCGGAACCACCACCGACACGTACACCCGCCTGTCCACCACCGCGTACCTGAACTGGTGCGCACGGGTGGGCCAGGACCCCGTCTACGAGGCCTACCCGGCGCACGACCCGTGCGCGGGCGCCGTCGCGGCCGACCGGCTGCTCGCCCGACCGGACCGGCCCGACGCCGTGTACGGCCTCTTCGACCCCAACGGAACCGACCTCCTCGCGGCCGCGCGCCGCTACGGACTCCGCGTCCCGGACGACCTGCTGCTGGTGTGCTGCAGCGAGTCGACCGTCTACGCCACCACCGAACCGCCCATCACGACGCTCTCGCTCAAACCACGCCGGATCGGCACGGCCGTCGTCCAGCTCCTCATCGACGCCATCGAGGGGATCGACGCCGACGGACCGGTCGAGCGGGTGATACCGACCGAACTCATCGTCCGCACCTCCTCGCAGCGCCGTTCACCCCGTACGACGGTCAGTCCACCGCGCCAACCCTCGAAGGACTGA
- a CDS encoding metallophosphoesterase translates to MVEGSMTQGAGQEPVARTATLRDFRVPPYARVPVQGHATDPTSTEPLPVPPPAETPPTEHPPHPEHAPHPAQPHPAAAYATAPASPPATPPAPASPPATAPMPVSAPAPAPTAPLPAEPTLLLGRRTTPAYAVAAGSSIVSVATGHPGNAFPEGSLPEGYTPTERDLPIINRGDTVQVPVTPEPAPAAEPAPGNGEGPGPLFVVGDVHGYLDELVSALHAQGLIDENGNWSAGNARLWFLGDFTDRGPDGIGVIDLVMRLSAEAAAAGGYCKALMGNHELLLIGAKRFGDTPVNSGAGTATFQAAWLLNGGQKHDMDRLQDVHLQWMSRLDAVVREDDHLLLHSDTTAYLEYGQTIEDVNDTVHEILNRNDADEVWDVFRKFTKRFAFRDEGGPQAVQELLSTYGGHRIVHGHSPIPYLLGQVGTEDGESDAGPVVDGPHVYADGLAIAMDGGVTMAGKLLVVQLPLNG, encoded by the coding sequence GTGGTGGAGGGGTCCATGACTCAGGGGGCCGGGCAGGAGCCCGTGGCGCGCACGGCGACATTGCGTGACTTCCGTGTACCGCCGTACGCCCGTGTGCCCGTACAGGGCCACGCCACCGATCCGACGTCCACGGAGCCACTGCCGGTCCCGCCACCGGCCGAGACCCCACCCACCGAACACCCGCCGCACCCCGAGCACGCCCCGCACCCGGCGCAGCCGCACCCCGCCGCGGCGTACGCGACCGCACCGGCGAGCCCTCCCGCGACCCCACCGGCACCCGCGAGTCCTCCGGCGACCGCGCCGATGCCCGTGTCGGCACCCGCGCCCGCCCCCACCGCGCCGCTGCCCGCCGAGCCGACCCTGCTCCTCGGGCGCCGCACCACGCCCGCGTACGCCGTCGCGGCCGGCTCCTCCATCGTCTCCGTCGCCACCGGTCACCCCGGCAACGCCTTCCCGGAGGGCAGCCTCCCCGAGGGGTACACCCCGACCGAGCGCGACCTCCCGATCATCAACCGCGGCGACACGGTCCAGGTCCCGGTCACCCCCGAGCCCGCCCCCGCCGCCGAGCCCGCCCCCGGGAACGGCGAGGGACCCGGCCCGCTCTTCGTCGTCGGCGACGTCCACGGCTACCTCGACGAACTCGTCTCCGCCCTCCACGCCCAGGGCCTCATCGACGAGAACGGCAACTGGTCCGCCGGAAACGCCCGCCTCTGGTTCCTCGGCGACTTCACCGACCGCGGCCCCGACGGCATCGGCGTCATCGACCTGGTCATGCGCCTCTCCGCCGAGGCCGCCGCCGCCGGCGGCTACTGCAAGGCCCTCATGGGCAACCACGAGCTGCTGCTCATCGGCGCCAAGCGCTTCGGCGACACCCCGGTGAACTCCGGCGCGGGCACCGCCACCTTCCAGGCCGCCTGGCTGCTCAACGGCGGCCAGAAGCACGACATGGACCGGCTCCAGGACGTCCACCTCCAGTGGATGTCCCGGCTCGACGCCGTGGTGCGCGAGGACGACCACCTCCTCCTGCACTCCGACACCACCGCGTACCTCGAATACGGCCAGACCATCGAGGACGTCAACGACACGGTCCACGAGATCCTCAACCGGAACGACGCCGACGAGGTCTGGGACGTCTTCCGGAAGTTCACCAAGCGCTTCGCCTTCCGCGACGAGGGCGGCCCGCAGGCCGTTCAGGAGCTGCTCTCCACCTACGGCGGCCACCGGATCGTCCACGGCCACAGCCCGATCCCGTACCTCCTCGGCCAGGTCGGCACGGAGGACGGCGAGAGCGACGCGGGCCCGGTCGTCGACGGACCGCACGTGTACGCGGACGGTCTGGCGATCGCCATGGACGGCGGAGTGACCATGGCCGGAAAGCTGCTGGTCGTCCAACTCCCGCTGAACGGCTGA